The following proteins are encoded in a genomic region of Limosilactobacillus reuteri subsp. reuteri:
- a CDS encoding cold-shock protein — protein MLKGKVKSFDEQKGWGFITVPHEGEIFVHYSGIEGTRRRILHPDEEVSLVIVQGQKGPQAAHVRVLR, from the coding sequence ATGCTCAAAGGAAAAGTAAAAAGTTTTGACGAACAAAAAGGATGGGGCTTTATTACAGTTCCCCATGAAGGAGAAATTTTTGTTCATTATAGTGGAATTGAAGGAACGCGTCGTCGCATCCTTCACCCTGATGAAGAGGTCTCATTAGTAATTGTTCAAGGACAAAAGGGACCGCAAGCAGCACATGTTCGTGTTTTAAGATAA
- a CDS encoding NUDIX hydrolase codes for MEFEERPISSKTVFHGHLIDVEVQQVITPHGNKTQREIVHHAPAIAILALTADNKMILEKQWRAPIAKTTLEIPAGKLDQRDADNALHAAKRELNEETRYEATSLKKISSFYTSVGCMDEYMTLYLATGLKRVSNELPQDQDEQLMLKEVTLPQALEMIDQGEIEDAKTIMAIYYWQGMNNRG; via the coding sequence ATGGAATTTGAAGAGCGACCAATAAGTAGTAAAACAGTTTTTCACGGCCATTTAATCGATGTTGAAGTACAGCAAGTTATCACCCCACATGGTAATAAAACACAACGAGAAATCGTCCACCACGCACCAGCAATTGCGATTTTGGCTTTGACGGCTGATAATAAAATGATTCTTGAAAAACAGTGGCGCGCACCAATTGCAAAAACAACCCTTGAAATTCCTGCGGGGAAGCTCGATCAACGTGATGCTGATAATGCTCTTCATGCGGCTAAACGTGAATTAAATGAAGAAACAAGGTATGAAGCAACAAGTTTAAAAAAGATTTCTTCATTTTATACTTCTGTTGGTTGTATGGATGAATACATGACTCTTTATTTGGCCACGGGATTAAAACGGGTTAGCAACGAGCTGCCGCAAGATCAAGATGAACAATTGATGTTAAAAGAAGTAACTTTACCACAAGCGCTTGAAATGATTGATCAAGGCGAAATTGAAGATGCTAAGACAATCATGGCAATCTATTACTGGCAAGGAATGAACAACCGTGGATAA
- a CDS encoding 5'-methylthioadenosine/adenosylhomocysteine nucleosidase: MRFGIICAMPEEIKELTAKLSDKQEKKIGGKSYLFGKINNQDVVLVESGIGKVEAGITTEHLITDCGADVVINSGSAGGIGEGLHVGDIVISTETAYHDVDATAFNYRYGQLPGKEPRFKASDQWGQALEKAGEKTGLNVKRGLIVSGDQFIASSEAIKEILNNFPDALSSEMEGAAVGQVATDHQIPYVVVRAMSDTGDEDAGVSFDDFIIDAGKRSANMLLQLFADLDK; the protein is encoded by the coding sequence ATGCGATTTGGAATTATTTGTGCAATGCCTGAAGAAATTAAAGAATTAACTGCAAAGTTATCTGATAAACAAGAGAAGAAAATCGGGGGTAAATCCTACCTTTTCGGTAAAATCAATAATCAAGACGTTGTATTAGTAGAATCTGGAATTGGTAAAGTGGAAGCTGGGATTACTACTGAACATTTAATTACCGATTGTGGGGCAGATGTTGTGATTAATTCTGGATCAGCTGGTGGAATTGGTGAAGGGTTACATGTTGGTGATATTGTAATTTCAACTGAAACGGCCTACCATGATGTTGATGCAACTGCATTTAATTACCGTTATGGCCAACTCCCAGGAAAAGAACCACGCTTTAAGGCTTCTGACCAATGGGGACAAGCCTTAGAAAAAGCCGGTGAAAAGACTGGCTTAAATGTAAAACGAGGATTAATTGTTTCTGGTGATCAATTTATTGCAAGTTCAGAAGCAATTAAAGAGATTTTGAATAATTTCCCTGATGCACTTTCTAGTGAAATGGAAGGGGCAGCGGTTGGACAAGTTGCCACTGACCACCAAATTCCATATGTGGTAGTTCGGGCAATGTCTGATACAGGTGATGAAGATGCCGGCGTTAGTTTTGACGACTTTATTATTGATGCCGGAAAACGCTCTGCAAATATGCTTCTTCAGCTCTTTGCAGATTTAGATAAGTAA
- a CDS encoding cysteine desulfurase family protein: MSEIYLDNAATTPMTPEVIAEVTKQMQESWGNASTGYSYGRHAKLVMEDSRHILAQSINADDNEIIFTSGGTESDNTAIIQTAFKRQNLGKHIITTAIEHEAVLKPLHFLEEHGFEVTYLPVDENGNISIDDFKAALRDDTILVTIMMENNEVGSQMPIHEIGEILKEHQAWFHTDAVQAYGLLPIDVKADHIDMLSTSAHKINGPKMMGFLYRRDGISFPSFIKGGDQETKRRAGTENVPGIAGFAKAVELNTPEVKEERRDRYYVFKQKIVNALKENNVDFEINGQINKTHVLNLWFKGISTYVIQTDLDLAGIAVSGGSACTAGSIEPSHVLTAMFGADSPRISESIRISFGGLNTEEDIDQLIATIVKTVENLKKINGDN; this comes from the coding sequence GTGAGTGAGATTTATTTGGATAATGCAGCAACAACCCCAATGACCCCAGAAGTAATTGCGGAAGTGACTAAACAAATGCAAGAATCATGGGGAAATGCCTCAACTGGTTACTCTTATGGGCGTCATGCCAAACTTGTAATGGAAGATAGTCGTCACATTCTTGCCCAAAGCATTAATGCTGACGATAATGAGATTATCTTTACTAGTGGGGGAACTGAAAGTGATAATACTGCTATTATCCAAACTGCTTTTAAACGGCAGAATCTTGGTAAGCATATTATTACAACTGCCATTGAGCATGAGGCAGTCTTAAAACCTCTCCATTTTTTAGAAGAACATGGCTTTGAGGTAACCTATTTACCAGTTGATGAAAATGGTAATATCTCAATTGATGATTTTAAGGCCGCTCTTCGTGATGATACGATTTTAGTAACCATTATGATGGAAAACAATGAAGTGGGTAGTCAAATGCCTATCCATGAGATTGGTGAAATTTTGAAGGAACATCAAGCATGGTTTCATACAGATGCTGTTCAAGCATATGGACTGTTGCCAATCGATGTTAAAGCTGACCACATTGATATGCTTTCAACATCTGCCCATAAGATTAATGGGCCAAAGATGATGGGCTTTTTATATCGTCGTGATGGCATTAGTTTTCCAAGCTTTATTAAGGGTGGAGATCAAGAAACTAAACGCCGTGCGGGGACTGAAAATGTGCCTGGAATTGCCGGTTTTGCTAAAGCGGTAGAATTAAACACGCCGGAAGTAAAAGAAGAACGGCGCGATCGTTATTACGTCTTTAAGCAAAAGATTGTTAACGCACTTAAGGAAAATAATGTTGATTTTGAAATTAATGGTCAAATCAACAAAACTCACGTACTTAACTTATGGTTTAAAGGCATTTCAACTTATGTTATCCAGACAGACTTAGACCTTGCAGGCATCGCAGTCTCTGGTGGGTCTGCATGTACGGCGGGTAGTATTGAGCCATCTCACGTTTTAACAGCGATGTTTGGCGCTGATAGCCCCCGAATTAGTGAATCAATTCGAATTAGTTTTGGCGGGTTAAATACGGAAGAAGATATTGATCAGTTAATTGCTACGATTGTTAAAACCGTTGAAAACCTAAAGAAAATTAATGGGGATAATTAA
- a CDS encoding DUF1831 domain-containing protein — protein MEFTKTVQISGDKDKYTISPEIKKYALLDLGFEQTNRGNFEYLGSLDTDNPFKPVARLRILINSDLDGFKMETLSGNGLRKINIFNHQRAAEFIQQYHYILDEMVARQIFTK, from the coding sequence ATGGAATTTACAAAAACAGTACAAATTTCTGGTGATAAGGATAAATACACAATTAGCCCAGAGATAAAAAAATATGCTTTGCTTGATTTAGGATTTGAACAGACGAACCGGGGAAACTTTGAATATTTAGGAAGTCTTGATACTGATAATCCATTTAAACCTGTAGCCCGTCTTCGGATTTTAATTAACAGTGATTTAGACGGTTTTAAAATGGAGACTCTTTCGGGAAATGGTTTAAGAAAAATTAATATTTTTAATCACCAACGCGCAGCTGAATTTATTCAACAATATCACTATATTTTAGATGAAATGGTTGCCCGGCAAATATTCACTAAATAA
- the mnmA gene encoding tRNA 2-thiouridine(34) synthase MnmA, with amino-acid sequence MADNSHTRVVVGMSGGVDSSVTALLLKRQGYDVVGVFMKNWDDTDENGVCTATEDYKDVAKVASKIGIPYYSVNFEKEYWDRVFKYFIAEYKKGRTPNPDVICNKEIKFKAFIEYANQLGADYVATGHYADVKRDENGRMHLMRAKDQHKDQTYFLSQLDYKQLDKVMFPLAGYTKPEIRKIAEEAGLATADKKDSVGICFIGEDGHFREFLSQYIPAQPGNMETLDGKVVGQHMGLMYYTIGQRRGLGLGGNKESNEPWFVIGKDMKKNVLYVGQGYENSHLYATHLEASDIHWVDDVVSRYGRDFHCTAKFRYRQTDVGVTVHLSDDDQMVTVEFDDPARAITPGQAVVFYDGEECLGSAIIDRAYSHDRQLQYV; translated from the coding sequence ATGGCTGATAATAGTCATACACGTGTGGTAGTAGGAATGAGTGGAGGAGTCGACTCTTCAGTGACGGCTCTTCTCTTAAAGCGCCAAGGATACGATGTTGTTGGTGTCTTCATGAAAAACTGGGATGACACTGATGAAAATGGTGTTTGTACTGCCACTGAAGACTACAAAGATGTAGCAAAAGTTGCTTCTAAGATTGGGATTCCATACTATTCTGTTAACTTTGAGAAGGAATACTGGGATCGGGTTTTCAAGTATTTCATTGCTGAATACAAGAAAGGTCGTACACCAAATCCTGATGTTATTTGTAATAAAGAGATCAAGTTCAAGGCTTTTATTGAATATGCTAACCAATTAGGTGCTGATTACGTTGCTACTGGGCACTATGCTGATGTAAAGCGTGATGAGAACGGCCGGATGCACTTGATGCGTGCTAAAGACCAACACAAGGATCAAACTTACTTCTTAAGTCAACTTGATTACAAGCAGTTGGATAAGGTAATGTTTCCATTAGCTGGCTACACTAAGCCAGAAATTAGAAAGATTGCTGAAGAAGCAGGGCTTGCTACTGCTGATAAGAAGGATTCTGTTGGGATTTGCTTTATCGGTGAGGATGGTCATTTTCGTGAATTCTTGAGTCAATATATTCCAGCACAACCGGGAAATATGGAAACCCTTGATGGCAAAGTTGTTGGTCAGCATATGGGCTTAATGTATTACACCATCGGTCAACGTCGTGGGCTTGGCCTTGGTGGTAATAAGGAAAGTAATGAGCCATGGTTTGTAATCGGTAAGGATATGAAGAAGAACGTTCTTTATGTTGGTCAAGGATACGAAAACAGCCATCTTTATGCTACTCATCTTGAAGCGAGTGATATTCACTGGGTTGATGATGTTGTAAGTCGTTATGGGCGTGATTTTCATTGTACGGCCAAGTTCCGCTACCGTCAGACAGATGTTGGCGTTACTGTTCATTTGTCAGATGATGATCAAATGGTAACAGTTGAATTTGATGATCCTGCACGGGCCATCACTCCAGGTCAAGCAGTTGTCTTTTACGATGGAGAGGAATGCCTTGGGAGTGCGATTATTGATCGTGCTTACAGTCATGACCGGCAGCTTCAATACGTTTAA
- a CDS encoding histidine phosphatase family protein, producing the protein MTKVYLIRHGKTQWNLESRYQGANGDSPLLKDSYREIELLASSLQRIPFEYAYTSPLKRARVTAQALLNHLNPEIPLTIDSRLKEFNLGKMEGMHFEDVAAKWPEVLKNFRHHPDKYDESLVEGESFLEVIARFRAAIEEYCRQYPNGNILVISHGAALNAAINALIGTPLAHLKDRGGLSNTSTTILTTNDGRHFELEKWNDTSYLHKSKVDPTDTI; encoded by the coding sequence ATGACAAAAGTTTATTTAATCCGGCATGGAAAAACGCAATGGAATTTAGAATCCCGTTATCAAGGTGCCAATGGCGATTCACCGTTACTAAAGGATAGTTATCGAGAAATTGAATTATTAGCAAGTTCTTTACAAAGGATTCCGTTTGAATACGCTTATACTAGTCCTTTAAAGCGTGCGCGCGTAACAGCTCAGGCATTATTGAACCATTTGAATCCAGAAATCCCATTAACAATTGATAGTCGGTTAAAAGAATTTAATTTAGGCAAAATGGAAGGAATGCATTTTGAAGACGTTGCGGCAAAATGGCCTGAAGTCTTAAAAAACTTTCGTCATCATCCTGATAAATATGATGAATCATTAGTAGAAGGAGAAAGTTTTCTAGAAGTAATCGCTCGTTTCCGTGCAGCAATTGAAGAGTATTGTCGCCAGTATCCTAATGGTAATATTCTCGTGATTTCACACGGAGCTGCCTTGAATGCTGCCATTAATGCATTGATTGGAACACCGCTTGCTCACTTGAAAGATCGTGGTGGACTAAGCAATACATCAACGACGATTCTTACTACTAATGATGGTCGCCATTTTGAACTTGAAAAATGGAATGATACATCTTACCTTCACAAGAGCAAGGTTGATCCGACTGATACGATTTAA